The Strix uralensis isolate ZFMK-TIS-50842 chromosome 13, bStrUra1, whole genome shotgun sequence genome window below encodes:
- the ZNF711 gene encoding zinc finger protein 711, translated as MDPGGGSLGLQTQESKMPHTMIMQDFVAGMAGTAHIDGDHIVVSVPEAVLVSDVVTDDGITLDHGLAAEVVQGPDIITETDVVTEGVIVPDSVLEADVAIEEALDTSDHVLTSDLITETVRVPDQVFVADLVTGPDGHLEHVVQDSVSGANSPTMVSEEVLVTNSDSEAVIQAAGTVPGSTVTIKTEDDDDGKSTSEDYLMISLDDVGEKLDHIGSTPLKISTEVTNDDVAKDDGFGSEVIKVYIFKAEAEDDVEIGGTEIVTESDFHNGHSVAGVIEQGGVGRMQREKMVYMAVKDSSQEDEDISCAEIADEVYMEVIVGEEEATSLPDTQLEDSGVNKTFVPVAWAAAYGDERRLPRRYEDGQAAGNNLDTRLENKNGNATQYLQICDSISTNRVLKQKTKKRRRGEARQWQTAVIIGPDGQPLTVYPCHICGKKFKSRGFLKRHMKNHPDHMIKKKYQCTDCDFTTNKKVSFHNHLESHKLINKVDKTHEFTEYTRRYREASPLSSNKLILRDKEPKLHKCKYCDYETAEQGLLNRHLLAVHSKNFPHVCVECGKGFRHPSELKKHMRTHTGEKPYQCQHCVFRCADQSNLKTHIKTKHGTDLPFKCEHCPQAFTDEKELQQHTELFQGHKTHQCPHCDHKSTNSSDLKRHIISVHTKDFPHKCEVCEKGFHRPSELKKHSETHKGKKIHQCRHCDFKTSDPFVLSGHILSVHTKDLPFKCKRCKRGFRQQNELKKHMKTHSGRKVYQCQYCEYSTTDASGFKRHVISIHTKDYPHRCEYCKKGFRRPSEKNQHIMRHHKEAIM; from the exons ATGGATCCAGGTGGTGGAAGTCTTGGATTGCAAACACAAGAATCCAAAATGCCTCACACTATGATTATGCAGGATTTTG TGGCTGGAATGGCTGGCACTGCTCATATTGATGGAGACCATATTGTTGTATCAGTCCCCGAAGCTGTCCTAGTTTCTGATGTTGTTACCGATGATGGAATAACTCTTGATCATGGCTTAGCAGCTGAAGTTGTCCAAGGACCTGACATCATCACCGAAACTGATGTTGTAACAGAAGGTGTGATCGTTCCTGATTCTGTTCTGGAAGCTGATGTTGCTATTGAAGAAGCTTTAGATACCAGTGATCATGTTTTGACTTCTGATCTAATAACAGAAACTGTTAGAGTTCCCGATCAGGTGTTTGTGGCTGACCTTGTTACGGGTCCCGATGGACATTTGGAGCATGTGGTGCAAGACTCTGTGTCAGGAGCCAACTCACCTACAATGGTTTCAGAAGAAGTTCTTGTAACGAACTCTGATTCTGAAGCAGTCATTCAAGCAGCTGGTACTGTTCCTGGCTCCACAGTGACTATAAAAacagaagatgatgatgatggcaAGAGTACATCTGAAGACTACTTAATGATATCTT TGGATGATGTTGGAGAAAAATTGGACCATATAGGAAGCACTCCCTTGAAAATCAGCACTGAGGTGACGAATGATGATGTTGCTAAAGATGACGGGTTTGGTTCAGAAGTTATCAAAGTGTACATATTTAAAGCTGAAGCTGAAGATGATGTCGAAATAG GTGGAACAGAAATTGTCACAGAGAGTGACTTTCACAATGGACATTCTGTAGCTGGAGTAATTGAACAAGGAGGTGTTGGTAGAATGCAGCGAGAAAAAATGGTTTACATGGCTGTTAAGGACTCTTCTCAGGAAGATGAAGATATTA GCTGTGCTGAAATAGCAGATGAAGTTTATATGGAAGTTATTGTAGGTGAAGAAGAAGCTACATCACTTCCCGACACACAGCTGGAAGACTCTGGCGTGAATAAAACTTTTGTCCCTGTTGCTTGGGCTGCTGCTTACG GAGATGAAAGAAGGCTACCCAGAAGATACGAAGATGGTCAAGCGGCAG GAAATAACTTGGATACACGATTAGAAAACAAAAACGGTAATGCAACACAATACCTGCAGATTTGTGATAGCATTAGCACTAATAGAGtgctaaaacaaaaaaccaagaaaaggaggagaggagaggccaGGCAATGGCAAACAG CTGTTATAATAGGTCCTGATGGACAGCCCTTAACAGTTTACCCTTGTCATATTTGTGGGAAAAAATTTAAATCCAGAGGATTCTTGAAAAGGCATATGAAGAATCATCCAGATCATATGATTAAGAAGAAATACCAGTGTACAGACTGTGACTTTACAACTAACAAAAAAGTAAGTTTCCACAATCATCTGGAAAGCCATAAACTTATAAATAAAGTTGATAAAACCCATGAGTTTACAGAATATACAAGAAGATACAGAGAAGCAAGCCCGTTGAGCTCTAATAAACTAATACTGAGGGACAAGGAGCCTAAGCTACACAAGTGCAAATATTGTGACTATGAAACTGCAGAGCAGGGACTACTCAATAGACATCTGCTTGCAGTTCATAGTAAGAACTTCCCTCACGTCTGTGTGGAGTGTGGGAAAGGATTCCGTCACCCATCAGAGCTGAAAAAGCATATGAGGACCCACACTGGGGAAAAGCCATACCAGTGTCAGCACTGTGTCTTCAGGTGTGCTGATCAGTCCAATCTGAAAACTCACATCAAAACCAAACACGGCACTGATTTGCCTTTTAAATGTGAGCACTGTCCCCAGGCgtttacagatgaaaaagaacTGCAGCAGCACACAGAATTATTTCAAGGGCATAAGACTCACCAGTGTCCACATTGTGACCATAAGAGCACCAATTCAAGTGACCTGAAGCGACACATTATTTCAGTTCACACAAAGGATTTTCCCCACAAATGTGAGGTATGTGAAAAAGGTTTCCATCGTCCATCTGAGCTCAAAAAGCATAGTGAAACCCATAAAGGTAAAAAGATACATCAGTGTAGACACTGTGACTTCAAAACATCAGATCCTTTTGTACTTAGTGGGCATATCCTCTCAGTTCACACCAAGGACCTGccttttaaatgcaaaagatGTAAAAGAGGATTTAGGCAGCAAAATGAACTTAAGAAGCACATGAAGACCCACAGTGGAAGAAAAGTTTATCAATGCCAGTATTGTGAATATAGCACTACGGATGCGTCGGGCTTTAAACGGCACGTAATATCAATACACACAAAAGACTATCCACATAGGTGTGAGTATTGCAAAAAGGGATTCCGTAGaccatctgaaaaaaatcagcatataaTGAGGCACCACAAAGAGGCCATAATGTAA